The Salvia miltiorrhiza cultivar Shanhuang (shh) chromosome 1, IMPLAD_Smil_shh, whole genome shotgun sequence genome has a window encoding:
- the LOC131006191 gene encoding phosphoglycerate mutase-like protein AT74H codes for MSTTGNLNTFSDHHHRHRHLPRRIILVRHGESEVNEDEAVLEYVPNYKIKLIKKGIGQAQAAGREIKEIVSDNEGWKALFYVSPSSRTRETMEEIICRGGTFEKDRIVGVREECRLREQHFGNFQDVEERRKIKRSRNRYGKFFYRVPNGESSADVYDRVSTFLEGLWRDMESNKFSNEMNLIVVSHGLTILLFLMKWFNWTVDQFEGLTNPTNCEYRVLELGPDGEYSLALHHQLDQLKKWGLSNEMIEDQIIRARGLDHKCLVGPTDDSASDDSLGDYSDEKLMN; via the exons ATGTCTACTACCGGAAACCTCAACACCTTCtccgaccaccaccaccgccaccgccacctcCCGCGGCGCATCATTCTGGTGCGCCACGGCGAGAGCGAGGTGAACGAGGACGAGGCGGTCCTCGAGTACGTCCCCAACTACAAGATCAAGCTGATCAAGAAGGGCATCGGCCAAGCCCAGGCGGCGGGCCGGGAAATCAAGGAGATCGTCTCGGACAACGAGGGGTGGAAGGCGCTGTTCTACGTCTCGCCGTCGAGTAGGACGAGGGAGACCATGGAGGAGATCATCTGCCGGGGTGGAACCTTCGAGAAGGATCGGATCGTGGGAGTTCGAGAAGAGTGCAGATTGAGGGAGCAGCATTTTGGGAATTTTCAAGATGTGGAGGAGAGGAGGAAGATCAAGAGGAGCAGGAATAGGTATGGAAAGTTCTTCTACAGAGTTCCTAATGGTGAATCCAGTGCCGATGTCTACGATAGGGTTTCTA CTTTTCTTGAAGGGCTATGGAGGGACATGGAATCCAACAAGTTTAGCAATGAAATGAATTTGATAGTAGTCTCCCATGGACTCACTATTCTTCTATTTCTGATGAAATGGTTCAATTGGACTGTTGATCAGTTTGAGGGCCTAACTAATCCGACTAACTGCGAATACCGAGTCCTAGAGCTCGGCCCCGATGGCGAATACAGCCTCGCTCTGCACCACCAGCTAGATCAGCTCAAGAAATGGGGATTATCTAACGAGATGATCGAGGATCAAATTATTCGAGCTCGAGGTCTTGATCACAAGTGTCTCGTGGGGCCCACAGACGATTCAGCATCGGACGACAGCCTTGGAGATTATTCCGACGAGAAGTTGATGAATTGA
- the LOC131006186 gene encoding pleiotropic drug resistance protein 2-like yields the protein MAAAVARDDLITRSMSRKASFASASTKSWASASFREAFGAQGGDVFQKSGRRDDEEELKWAAIERLPTYDRMRKGILKQVLDNGNVIHEEIDFDNLGVNNKKQIMDTMLKALEEDNERLLLRLRERIDRVGINVPKCEVRFEHLSVEGDAFAGGRALPTLYNSTINAVEGILGFLRLFPSKKKTVRILTDVSGIVRPSRLTLLLGPPSSGKTTLLKALAGKLEQDLRESGKVTYCGHELREFIPQRTCAYISQHDLHHGEMTVRETLDFSSRCFGVGARYELLAELSRREKDAGIKPDPEIDAFMKAIAVSGQRTSLVTDSVLKVLGIDICADTMVGDEMRRGISGGQKKRVTTGEMLVGPAKVFLMDEISTGLDSSTTFQIIKYMKQMVHIMDITMIISLLQPAPETFELFDDIILLSEGQVVYQGPREHVLGFFESVGFRCPERKGVADFLQEVTSKKDQEQYWSRKNVPYTYVSDSDFASRFESSHVGQSVLGELRVPYDRSRVHPAALVKEKYGISNKDLFKACLSREWLLMKRNSFVYIFKTTQITIMALFTFTVFFRTQMKHGHIDDGGKFYGALFFSLINVMFNGMAELAMTIFRLPVFFKQRDALFYPAWAFALPIWLLRLPISVLESGIWIVLTYYTVGYAPSASRFFMQFLAFVGIHQMALGLFRFIAALGRTQVVANTLGTFTLLLVFVLGGFIIAKDDLQPWMRWAYYLSPMSYGQNAIVIVEFLDPRWSAKNDDERFAGRTVGEELLAGRGMFTEQHWYWICVLALFGFSLFFNLCFVAALTFLKPLGDSKSGGSILEDETKNNKTNDQTNEGRNAQEQDSKRGMVLPFKPLSLSFDRVNYYVDMPAEMKGEGVEETRLQLLRDVSGAFRPGVLTALMGVSGAGKTTLMDVLAGRKTGGYIEGDIRVSGYPKNQETFARVSGYCEQNDIHSPHVTVYESLLYSAWLRLPADVNKAKRQMFVEEVMDLVELNSLRNSLVGLPGVDGLSTEQRKRLTIAVELVANPSIIFMDEPTSGLDARAAAIVMRAVRNTVDTGRTVVCTIHQPSIDIFESFDELFLMKRGGQVIYAGALGSNSQLLVEYFESISGVPQNKEGYNPATWMLEVSSAAVESQLDMDFAEIFSNSDLNRKNLELIKKLSNPEAESQDLFFPTKYSQPLPVQFVACFWKQYWSYWRNPQYNVIRFFMTTVIGLIFGVIFWNKGSTMHKQQDLLNLLGAMYAAVLFLGGTNTSAVQSVVAIERTVFYRERAAGMFSALPYAFAQVSVETIYIAVQTFLYSLLLYSMIGFEWGATKFLWFYYYVFMCFVYFTFYGMMLVALTPSYQIAAILMSFFLSFWNLFSGFLIPRMLIPVWWRWYYWGSPVAWTIYGLVTSQVGDSMELVHVPDHGDMPIKDYLKAFLGYDSDFLGYVALAHVGWALLFFAVFVYGIKVLNFQRR from the exons ATGGCGGCAGCAGTGGCGCGAGACGACCTGATCACGCGGTCCATGAGCCGCAAGGCGAGCTTTGCCTCGGCCAGCACCAAAAGCTGGGCTTCCGCCAGCTTCCGGGAGGCGTTTGGAGCTCAGGGAGGCGACGTCTTCCAGAAAAGTGGGAGGCGAGACGACGAGGAGGAGCTCAAGTGGGCTGCCATTGAGAGGCTCCCTACCTATGATCGGATGAGGAAAGGGATATTGAAGCAAGTGTTGGACAATGGCAATGTGATCCATGAAGAAATCGATTTCGATAATTTAGGAGTGAACAACAAGAAGCAGATCATGGACACCATGTTGAAGGCTTTGGAAGAAGATAATGAGAGGCTGCTTCTGCGGCTTAGGGAGAGAATCGATAG GGTTGGGATCAATGTGCCAAAATGTGAGGTCAGATTTGAGCATTTGTCTGTTGAAGGAGATGCATTTGCTGGAGGCAGAGCTCTTCCCACTCTTTACAACTCGACTATAAACGCGGTCGAG GGAATTCTTGGTTTCTTGAGGCTTTTCCCATCTAAAAAGAAGACAGTTAGGATACTAACTGATGTTTCTGGGATAGTGAGGCCATCAAG GTTGACACTTCTTTTAGGCCCTCCGAGCTCTGGCAAGACGACGTTGCTGAAGGCGCTTGCCGGGAAGCTAGAGCAAGATCTAAGG GAGAGTGGGAAGGTCACCTACTGTGGCCATGAGCTGAGGGAATTCATTCCTCAGAGAACTTGTGCATACATAAGCCAGCATGATCTTCACCATGGGGAGATGACAGTGAGGGAGACCTTGGACTTCTCGAGCCGTTGCTTTGGCGTTGGGGCGAGGTACGAGCTCCTAGCAGAACTTTCTAGAAGGGAGAAGGATGCAGGCATCAAACCAGATCCTGAGATAGATGCCTTCATGAAAGCCATTGCTGTTTCTGGGCAGAGGACTAGTTTGGTCACAGATTCTGTGCTTAag GTTCTTGGGATTGATATATGTGCTGATACAATGGTTGGTGATGAGATGAGGAGAGGCATCTCCGGTGGCCAGAAGAAGCGCGTGACGACTG GAGAGATGTTGGTTGGCCCTGCAAAGGTGTTCTTGATGGATGAAATCTCCACCGGTTTAGACAGCTCCACGACGTTTCAGATCATCAAATACATGAAGCAAATGGTTCACATCATGGATATAACCATGATCATCTCCCTCCTCCAACCTGCCCCTGAAACATTTGAGCTCTTTGATGACATAATCCTGCTTTCAGAAGGCCAGGTCGTGTACCAAGGCCCACGCGAGCACGTGCTCGGCTTCTTCGAGAGCGTAGGCTTCCGTTGCCCGGAGAGGAAAGGAGTAGCCGATTTCCTACAAGAAGTCACCTCCAAGAAGGATCAAGAGCAATACTGGTCAAGGAAGAATGTGCCTTACACATATGTCTCAGATTCCGACTTCGCCTCACGCTTTGAGTCCTCCCACGTCGGGCAGAGCGTACTTGGGGAGCTCCGGGTGCCATACGACAGGAGCAGAGTCCATCCGGCCGCGTTGGTGAAGGAGAAATACGGCATCTCCAACAAGGACCTGTTTAAGGCATGCCTGTCAAGGGAGTGGCTCCTGATGAAGAGGAATTCCTTTGTCTACATCTTCAAGACGACGCAGATCACGATCATGGCGCTCTTCACCTTCACCGTGTTCTTCAGAACGCAGATGAAGCACGGCCACATAGACGATGGGGGCAAGTTCTACGGCGCCCTGTTCTTCAGCCTCATCAATGTCATGTTCAATGGGATGGCTGAGCTTGCGATGACCATTTTTAGGCTCCCCGTGTTTTTTAAGCAACGAGACGCGTTGTTTTACCCGGCTTGGGCTTTCGCCCTCCCCATCTGGCTCCTGAGGCTCCCCATCTCGGTGTTGGAGTCCGGGATTTGGATCGTCCTCACGTACTACACCGTGGGATATGCACCTTCTGCTAGTAG atTCTTCATGCAGTTCTTGGCGTTTGTGGGAATTCATCAGATGGCATTAGGCCTCTTTCGTTTCATAGCTGCGCTTGGGAGAACTCAGGTTGTTGCAAACACTCTTGGAACCTTCACATTGCTGCTGGTGTTTGTGCTTGGTGGATTCATCATTGCCAAAG ATGATCTTCAACCATGGATGAGATGGGCTTACTATCTCTCTCCCATGTCGTATGGCCAAAACGCGATCGTCATAGTAGAATTTCTCGATCCTAGATGGTCTGCG AAAAACGACGATGAAAGATTTGCTGGAAGAACTGTTGGGGAAGAGCTCTTGGCTGGAAGGGGAATGTTTACAGAGCAACATTGGTATTGGATTTGTGTTCTTGCACTCTTTGGATTCTCCCTCTTCTTCAACCTCTGCTTTGTTGCTGCACTCACATTCCTAAAAC CATTGGGAGATTCAAAATCTGGTGGTTCAATCTTGGAGGATGAAACCAAGAACAACAAAACTAATGACCAAACAAATGAAG GGAGAAATGCTCAAGAACAAGACAGCAAACGCGGAATGGTGCTTCCCTTCAAGCCCCTGTCGCTTTCCTTTGATCGCGTGAATTACTACGTAGATATGCCTGCA GAAATGAAAGGCGAAGGGGTTGAGGAGACGCGGCTGCAGCTGCTGAGGGACGTGAGTGGTGCTTTCAGGCCGGGAGTTTTGACGGCGCTGATGGGAGTGAGTGGTGCCGGGAAGACCACGCTGATGGATGTGCTGGCTGGGAGGAAAACCGGTGGATACATTGAAGGGGACATCCGAGTTTCCGGCTACCCGAAGAATCAAGAGACGTTTGCTCGTGTGAGCGGATACTGTGAGCAGAACGACATCCATTCACCACACGTCACAGTCTATGAGTCCCTCCTCTACTCGGCCTGGCTTCGTCTCCCGGCAGATGTCAACAAGGCAAAGCGACAG ATGTTTGTGGAGGAAGTGATGGACTTGGTGGAGCTGAACTCGCTGAGAAACTCCCTAGTCGGGCTCCCGGGAGTCGACGGCTTATCAACGGAGCAGAGGAAGAGGCTCACCATTGCAGTTGAGCTAGTTGCAAATCCATCAATCATTTTCATGGACGAGCCAACTTCGGGCTTGGATGCCCGAGCTGCAGCCATTGTCATGCGCGCTGTGAGGAACACGGTCGACACGGGCAGAACCGTCGTCTGCACAATCCATCAGCCAAGCATAGACATCTTCGAATCATTTGATGAG CTATTTCTAATGAAGAGAGGTGGGCAAGTCATATATGCAGGAGCTCTAGGCAGCAACTCCCAACTTCTAGTAGAATACTTTGAG TCTATTTCGGGAGTGCCTCAAAACAAAGAGGGCTACAATCCAGCTACATGGATGCTAGAAGTGAGCTCTGCAGCAGTTGAATCTCAACTAGACATGGACTTTGCAGAAATCTTCTCCAACTCTGATCTCAACAG GAAGAATCTAGAACTTATCAAGAAGCTGAGCAATCCAGAAGCAGAATCACAAGACCTATTCTTCCCCACCAAATACTCACAGCCTCTCCCAGTCCAATTCGTCGCGTGTTTCTGGAAGCAGTACTGGTCTTACTGGAGGAATCCGCAGTACAACGTGATCAGATTCTTCATGACGACGGTCATCGGCCTCATCTTCGGAGTCATCTTCTGGAACAAAGGAAGCACAAT GCATAAACAGCAGGATCTGCTGAATCTTCTTGGAGCAATGTATGCAGCTGTGCTGTTCCTAGGTGGAACAAACACATCTGCAGTTCAATCTGTTGTTGCAATAGAGAGAACTGTGTTTTACCGTGAGAGAGCTGCAGGGATGTTCTCAGCATTGCCTTATGCATTTGCACAG GTATCTGTGGAGACGATCTACATCGCGGTGCAGACATTCTTGTACAGCCTTCTTCTCTACTCGATGATTGGATTCGAGTGGGGAGCAACCAAGTTCTTGTGGTTCTACTACTATGTCTTCATGTGCTTCGTCTACTTCACCTTCTACGGCATGATGCTTGTGGCTCTCACACCTAGCTACCAAATTGCTGCAATTCTCATGTCTTTCTTCCTCAGCTTCTGGAATCTCTTCTCCGGCTTCCTCATCCCAAGAATG TTGATCCCGGTGTGGTGGAGGTGGTACTACTGGGGCTCCCCGGTGGCGTGGACGATCTACGGGCTCGTGACGTCGCAGGTGGGAGACAGCATGGAGCTTGTTCATGTTCCCGACCATGGCGACATGCCTATTAAGGACTACCTTAAAGCTTTCCTAGGTTATGACTCCGATTTTCTTGGATATGTTGCCTTGGCTCATGTTGGATGGGCTCTGCTGTTCTTCGCAGTCTTCGTGTATGGCATCAAGGTCTTGAATTTCCAAAGGAGATAA
- the LOC131006193 gene encoding uncharacterized protein LOC131006193, protein MMSLASMGSNGRPSTDDGEECEATKTAISSYLEREEEIERKKMEVRERVESQLSRAEEETRRLAQVWEELEVLTDPMRKEVGAVRKKIDLANRDLKSLAQICHKKEKEYKEAMETFQEKNNEKAQLTNTLVELVSESEKFRLRKLEELSKIVNSNT, encoded by the exons ATGATGAGTCTTGCAAGTATGGGGAGCAACGGCCGGCCGTCGACGGACGACGGCGAGGAATGCGAGGCGACGAAGACGGCGATCTCGTCGTAtctagagagagaagaagagatcgagaggaagaaaatggaagtgagagagagggtgGAGTCTCAACTCAGCCGCGCCGAGGAGGAAACCAGACGATTAGCGCAAGTTTGGGAA GAATTGGAAGTGCTGACTGATCCAATGAGAAAGGAAGTTGGAGCTGTGCGTAAGAAAATTGACTTGGCCAATCGCGACCTTAAATCTCTCGCCCAAATCTGCCACAAGAAa GAGAAAGAATACAAAGAAGCAATGGAGACTTTCCAAGaaaaaaacaatgaaaaagCTCAATTGACCAATACCCTTGTGGAG TTGGTGAGTGAAAGTGAGAAATTCAGATTGAGGAAGTTGGAAGAACTCAGCAAGATTGTTAACTCAAACACTTGA
- the LOC131013239 gene encoding probable E3 ubiquitin-protein ligase ARI11, translating to MDSQQGSGDDKWEVVDVDGGSDNSWDDLAEFDDGIGDGGNSSEDVDEYSNGNSDGDDTLLDVAENTDGDEEEEVEKKHYTILKEETMKHLQRYDSKEVFEEWFADDERSRAAVGIPADEKPGTPEGSYCVICTKTVGFSGALSGSCGSGCRMPRYPEQQCATTVAGLDTVEEAAAEDHKCRFDESLRRSYVESSRNRKWCPRPRSEFAVEIEGGGDGDEETYETTYDCGYKFCWRCAEEQHHRAGCDEVVKWTKKNSSEAADQIDTWILTLICTKSCPKCDKKIEKTQGCNRVKCGACNHQFCWFCLHN from the coding sequence ATGGATTCTCAACAAGGCTCCGGCGACGATAAGTGGGAGGTCGTCGACGTCGACGGCGGCAGCGATAATTCGTGGGACGACCTTGCCGAATTTGACGACGGCATTGGCGACGGCGGAAATTCGTCCGAGGACGTTGATGAGTATTCCAACGGCAACAGCGACGGCGATGATACGTTGTTGGATGTTGCCGAAAATACCGACGGCGACGAGGAGGAGGAGGTGGAGAAGAAGCATTACACAATCCTCAAAGAAGAAACAATGAAGCATCTCCAACGATACGATAGCAAAGAAGTTTTCGAGGAATGGTTCGCCGATGATGAGAGATCACGCGCCGCCGTTGGCATACCGGCCGATGAAAAGCCGGGGACGCCCGAGGGAAGCTACTGCGTAATTTGCACAAAAACCGTCGGGTTTAGCGGCGCGTTGTCCGGTAGCTGCGGCTCCGGATGCCGGATGCCGCGCTACCCAGAGCAGCAATGCGCCACCACCGTGGCCGGCCTTGACACcgtggaggaggcggcggccgAAGATCATAAATGCAGATTTGATGAGTCTTTACGCCGATCGTACGTCGAATCCAGCCGGAATCGGAAGTGGTGCCCTCGGCCGAGAAGCGAATTCGCAGTGGAGATTGAAGGTGGCGGCGACGGAGACGAGGAAACCTACGAGACGACGTACGACTGTGGCTATAAATTCTGCTGGCGGTGTGCGGAGGAGCAGCACCACCGCGCCGGCTGCGACGAGGTGGTGAAGTGGACGAAGAAAAACAGCTCCGAGGCTGCAGATCAAATCGACACTTGGATTCTAACCCTAATTTGCACCAAATCGTGCCCTAAATGCGACAAGAAAATTGAGAAAACTCAAGGCTGCAACCGCGTGAAATGCGGCGCCTGCAACCACCAATTCTGCTGGTTTTGCCTGCACAATTGA
- the LOC131006189 gene encoding alkaline/neutral invertase E, chloroplastic-like, with protein sequence MATAQTVLQVCGGNVRCLFSSKPHLSRSWSGSCSRSFVKYKRRKAAACSKVINHLYRSYNDGACQFPHSAHANVTPNRLGLSRCNCERAESLRGLNADTAKEYNAINGNRPSVEFDKIKESILENGALSSNGGIHSNGTIRDTLHESITDSIEDEAWDLLRESIVYYCNSPVGTIAAKDPSESTNILNYDHVFIRDFIPSGLAFLLKGEYDIVRNFLLHTLQLQSWEKTMDCHSPGQGLMPASFKVRTVPLEGDDTATEEILDPDFGEAAIGRVAPVDSGLWWIILLRAYGKCSGDKSVQERIDVQTGIKMILRLCLADGFDMFPTLLVTDGSCMIDRRMGIHGHPLEIQALFFSALLCAREMLAPEDGSADLIRALNNRLIALSFHIREYYWIDMKKLNEIYRYKTEEYSYDAVNKFNIYPDQIPPWLVEWMPHTGGYLIGNLQPAHMDFRFFSLGNLWSIVSNLATLEQSHDILDLIEAKWSDLVADMPFKICYPALEDKEWQIITGCDPKNTAWSYHNGGSWPTLLWQLTVACIKMGRPEIAERAIKIAEKRISKDKWPEYYDTKKGRFIGKQARLFQTWSIAGYLVSKLLLSNPNAAKMLTTEEDSELVNAFSCAISSSSPRRKRGPKSSQKTYII encoded by the exons ATGGCTACCGCTCAAACAGTATTACAAGTTTGTGGTGGAAATGTACGTTGCCTTTTTAGTTCAAAGCCCCATCTCAGCAGATCTTGGTCAGGGTCTTGTTCGAGGTCTTttgtaaaatataaaagaagaaAGGCTGCAGCTTGTTCCAAAGTTATCAACCACTTGTATAGATCATACAACGATGGTGCTTGCCAGTTTCCTCATTCAGCTCATGCCAACGTTACCCCCAACCGCTTAGGGCTCAGCAGATGCAACTGTGAACGAGCTGAGAGTTTGAGAGGATTAAATGCGGATACTGCAAAGGAGTACAATGCAATTAATGGTAATAGGCCTTCAGTAGAATTCGACAAAATCAAAGAGTCCATCTTAGAAAATGGAGCTCTTTCGTCCAACGGTGGCATTCATAGCAATGGAACTATACGGGATACGTTGCATGAGAGTATCACGGATTCTATTGAGGATGAAGCGTGGGATCTACTGAGGGAATCCATTGTGTACTATTGCAATAGCCCTGTTGGTACAATCGCTGCAAAGGACCCCTCTGAATCCACCAATATTCTTAACTATGACCATGTTTTTATCCGTGATTTCATACCTTCTGGCCTTGCTTTCCTGCTGAAGGGGGAGTATGATATTGTTCGTAATTTTCTTCTCCACACTCTTCAGCTGCAG AGCTGGGAGAAAACCATGGACTGCCACAGCCCTGGTCAAGGGTTGATGCCGGCTAGTTTTAAGGTGCGTACAGTGCCTCTGGAGGGAGATGACACTGCAACGGAAGAGATACTGGATCCTGACTTTGGGGAAGCAGCAATCGGGCGTGTTGCACCAGTTGACTCAG GACTCTGGTGGATTATCTTGTTACGAGCATATGGAAAATGCTCAGGGGATAAATCTGTTCAGGAGAGGATAGATGTCCAGACTGGAATCAAGATGATCCTTAGGCTATGTCTTGCCGATGGCTTTGATATGTTTCCTACGTTATTGGTGACCGATGGTTCTTGCATGATTGATCGCCGCATGGGCATACATGGACACCCCTTGGAGATTCAG GCCTTATTCTTCTCTGCATTGCTGTGTGCACGCGAAATGCTTGCTCCGGAGGATGGATCAGCTGACCTTATCCGAGCATTAAACAATCGTCTTATTGCATTGTCGTTTCATATCAGAGAATATTATTGGATCGATATGAAAAAACTCAATGAGATATACCGATACAAGACTGAGGAATACTCATATGATGCCGTCAACAAATTCAATATCTACCCTGATCAAATTCCTCCTTGGCTAGTAGAATGGATGCCTCATACAGGTGGTTATCTAATCGGAAATTTGCAGCCCGCCCACATGGACTTTCGGTTCTTCTCTCTGGGAAACTTGTGGTCTATCGTTAGCAATCTTGCAACGCTGGAACAGTCACACGACATATTGGATCTTATCGAAGCTAAATGGTCGGATTTGGTAGCCGACATGCCGTTCAAGATATGCTATCCTGCTCTTGAAGACAAGGAGTGGCAGATCATAACTGGCTGCGACCCCAAGAACAC GGCTTGGTCCTATCACAATGGTGGTTCCTGGCCAACTCTTCTTTGGCAG CTAACTGTTGCTTGCATCAAAATGGGTAGGCCCGAAATCGCTGAAAGAGCCATCAAGATTGCGGAGAAACGCATTTCAAAAGACAAGTGGCCGGAGTATTATGACACGAAGAAAGGAAGGTTTATAGGGAAGCAAGCGCGGCTATTCCAGACGTGGTCTATTGCAGGATATCTTGTCTCGAAACTTCTACTCTCCAACCCTAACGCGGCCAAAATGTTGACTACCGAAGAGGACTCCGAGCTCGTTAATGCCTTCTCGTGTGCCATCAGCAGCTCGAGTCCGAGGAGAAAACGCGGCCCGAAGAGTTCCCAGAAGACTTATATAATTTGA
- the LOC131006192 gene encoding uncharacterized protein LOC131006192 translates to MHIISPQANIFKRTSSSNFLNKNPMDSYAGYNNYLPPYNLEPSNINGYPSSFCPDFDFSSKQHHPKTSHMIRWNSGKRVDPRLLGMLEMFGEIYVERREFFDKIFHGDHEEVFKKIGHALKTKKKQMSKSGSMKRSTSMRAIRQRGLDAEEINELRAERFKIRTPNVIVAEGDEQGAQAANDSK, encoded by the coding sequence ATGCATATTATTTCTCCCCAAGCAAACATTTTCAAGAGAACATCTTCATCAAATTTCTTAAACAAAAATCCCATGGATAGCTACGCAGGTTATAACAATTATCTACCTCCATATAATTTGGAGCCATCAAACATCAATGGATACCCTTCATCTTTCTGCCCCGACTTTGATTTTTCAAGCAAACAACATCACCCGAAAACGTCCCACATGATCAGATGGAACTCGGGCAAGAGGGTCGACCCGAGGCTTCTGGGCATGCTAGAGATGTTCGGGGAGATCTATGTTGAACGGCGTGAGTTCTTCGACAAGATCTTCCACGGAGATCACGAGGAGGTGTTCAAGAAGATCGGGCACGCgttgaagacgaagaagaagcaGATGAGCAAGAGTGGGAGCATGAAGAGGAGCACGAGCATGAGGGCCATCAGACAAAGAGGGTTAGATGCAGAAGAGATTAATGAGTTAAGAGCTGAGAGGTTTAAGATTAGAACACCAAATGTGATTGTGGCTGAAGGTGATGAACAAGGTGCTCAAGCTGcgaatgattcaaaataa